In Onthophagus taurus isolate NC chromosome 6, IU_Otau_3.0, whole genome shotgun sequence, a genomic segment contains:
- the LOC111427841 gene encoding NADH-quinone oxidoreductase subunit B 2-like codes for MNTFKSNLLKITPQKLFQIKNLTLTHQKQAKKVKYKPYSPFQGKYSPVEWVIVRLDDLVNWGRKSSLWPCTFGLACCAVEMMHIAAPRYDMDRFGVVFRASPRQTEVIIVAGTVTNKMAPAVRKVYDQMPDPKWVISMGSCSNHGGYYHYSYAVLRGVDRIIPVDFYVPGCPPTPEALMYTILLLQKKVKRMRFIQLWYRK; via the coding sequence ATGAATACCTTCAAATCAAATCTCTTAAAAATAACCCCACAAAAACTCTtccaaatcaaaaatttaaccCTCACTCATCAAAAGCAAgcgaaaaaagttaaatacaaACCATATTCCCCATTCCAAGGAAAATATAGTCCTGTAGAATGGGTTATTGTACGTCTTGATGATTTAGTAAATTGGGGTCGAAAAAGTTCTCTTTGGCCATGTACTTTTGGTTTGGCTTGTTGTGCTGTTGAAATGATGCATATCGCAGCTCCTCGATACGATATGGATCGTTTTGGTGTGGTTTTTAGGGCTTCCCCGCGTCAAACGGAAGTGATAATCGTCGCTGGAACGGTTACGAATAAAATGGCACCTGCTGTACGGAAAGTTTACGATCAAATGCCTGACCCAAAATGGGTAATTTCAATGGGAAGTTGTTCTAATCATGGGGGATATTATCATTATTCTTATGCGGTTCTTAGAGGAGTTGATAGGATAATTCCGGTTGATTTTTACGTCCCTGGGTGTCCTCCAACTCCAGAAGCTTTGATGTACACCATTTTGTtgctacaaaaaaaagttaaaaggaTGAGATTTATACAATTGTggtatagaaaataa